A window of Aquibium oceanicum genomic DNA:
ACCCGGCGGAGGGAAGCGGGCAGGCATGATCGGATGGGCGAGGACGGGGCTGGTTCTGCTCTGCGTGGTCGTCGCGAGCCTGGTCGGGATTCCGCTGCAGATCCTGGCGCTACGGACCGGCATTCCGCATCCTGGAACGATCCCCCGGCTCTTCCATGCGATGGTTCGGCGGCTCTTGGGAATCTCCGTCCGTGTCTCCGGTCGGCCATCCGGAGACCGTCCGTTGCTGCTCGTGGCCAATCACGTCTCGTGGACCGACATCGTCATCCTGAGCTCGCTCGCGCCGATGAGCTTCGTGGCGAAGTCCGACATGGCGACCTGGCCGGTCTTCGGCCTGTTCGCCAAGCTTCAGCGCAGCGTCTTTGTCGAACGTGAGCGCGCCCGGACATCGCACAAGCAGGCGAACGAACTGGGCGAACGGCTCGCCGAGGGCACGGTCATGGTGCTTTTCGCGGAAGGCACGACGTCGGATGGAAACATCGTGCTGCCGTTCAAGAGTACACTCTTCGGGGCAGCACAGGCGGCGCTCGCGAGCGAGACCGGCAGGCGTCTCGACATCCGCACGGTCCACATCCAGCCGGTGACCATCGCCTATACGAGGCTTCAGGGCATGCCGATGGGCAGGTTTCATCGCATGCATGCCGCCTGGATCGGCGACAGCGATCTCGTGCCGCATCTCGGTGCGCTGATCCGCGAGGGCGGGATGGATGTCGAAGTGCACTTCGACGAGCCGATCCCCTTCACGGCCCGCAGCAAGCGAAAGGATGTCGCGCTGGAGATCGAAGCCATTGTCCGCGCTCGAATGGCGGGCGTACTTCGAAACCCCCGGTGAGTTTCCGCAAGTCTGCCGCGACCGCATAATTCTACGTGACGTTGCGTAATTAACTCAAATTTTAGCCGGCGCACGTAGCCATTTCAGGAAGGCTCTTCTTCTGTCCCAATACCGTCCGACCGAACGGCGAGACCAGGGGCGTCCGGAGAAGAGGCCCCAACGGTGATGGGCACTGCGGCAAGGGTGATTGCCGCCGCGACGGGGAATTGGGATAGATGAAGAACCTCAGGATATCGGGCAAGCTGGGATTGGGATTCCTGGCGGTTGTGGCGATCATCGTGGCGATGAGCGCTGCGGCATTGTCGCATCTGGGAAAGATCAACGACGCTGCAGCCGCCGCTGAGCGGTCGAAGCTCATGGCTGGCTCGGCGATGAACGCGCGCATGGCGCTGGCCCGCGTGGAGAATTCCTGGCGCGGCTACCTGCTGTCGCAGGACCCTTACTATCTCGAACGCGCCGATCACCACGAGACTACGCTTCGCGGCAAGATCGCCGAGCTGAAGGAACTCGAGGTGGATTCCCCCGAGATGATCGCCAGTCTCGATACTGTCCTGGCGGGGATCGACACCTACAGGGCCGAGATCATCGAGGAGGGCAAGGAGCTTGCCGCCGACCCGCTCAAGCGGTTGGACGCTATCCGGATGGTCGGTAATGATGGGAAGGCGGACGAACTCATCGCGCCCATCGAGGACGGCATCGACCACGTCATCGCGGAGGAGGTGGAAAAGAATGCCATGGCCGCACAGGCGCTGGCGGCCTCTGTTTCCGATGCTCGCTTCGCCCTGTGGGTCGGGTTGGTCGTATCGGTGCTCATGGCCGGCGGCGTCGGCTTCCTGCTCGCACGCATGATCGCCACTCCGATCCGCGGTCTCACGGGCACCATGGGCCGGTTGGCCGAAGGCGACCTCGAGGTGGAAGTACCCGCGACCAGCCGCGGTGACGAGATCGGCCGCATGGCGCAGGCGGTTCAGGTCTTCAAGGATGCCGCGATCGAGAAGATCCGGGTCGAGGCGCAGTCGGTCGAGATCCGTGAAGGAGCGGAAGCCGAGCGCAACCGCACCGAAGCGGAGAAGGCCCGCGAGGCGCAGGAAGACCATGTCGCGGTGACGGCGCTCGCCGCCGGGCTTGCAAGCTTGGCGAGCGGCGACCTGACCCATCGGATCGAGGTGCAGTTCTCCGCCAAGACCCAGAAGCTGAAGGACGACTTCAACTCGGCTATCGCCCAGCTACAGGATACGATGACTTCCGTCACCGGCGCGGTTTCGGCGCTGCGCACGGGGTCGGGCGAAATCAGCCAGGCGGCCGACGACCTGTCCCGCCGCACCGAACAGCAGGCGGCGAGCCTGGAAGAGACCGCCGCGGCTCTCGACGAAATCACGTCCACAGTCAGGCAGACCGCCGAAGGCGCGCGCCAGGTTTCCAAGGTCTCGAACGAGGCCAAGGCCGGAGCCGAAAAGTCCGGCAACGTGGTGAGGCAGGCCGTCAAGGCGATGTCGCAGATCGAGAAGTCGTCTGAACAGATCGGCCAGATCATCGGCGTGATCGACGAGATCGCCTTCCAGACGAACCTCCTCGCGCTCAATGCGGGCGTCGAGGCGGCGCGCGCGGGTGAGGCGGGCAAGGGCTTTGCGGTCGTGGCCCAGGAAGTCAGGGCACTGGCGCAACGCTCGGCCGAGGCTGCCAAGGAGATCAAGGAACTGATTTCCACGTCGACCGATCAGGTCAACGAAGGCGTCGGCCTCGTCGGCCAGACCGGCGAGGTGCTGGAGCTGATCGCGAACCAGGTCACCGAGATGTCCTCTCTGGTGGAAAAGATTTCCCACTCCACGCAGGAACAGTCGACCGGGCTGGCGCAGGTCAATACCGCGGTCAACCAGATGGACCAGGTGACGCAGCAGAACGCGGCGATGGTCGAGGAGTCCACGGCGGCGAGCCATTCGCTGGCACGGGAAGCCGAGCAGCTCGCCGAACTGGTGGCGCGGTTCAGGGTAGGCGAGGGGCGTGCCACGAGCCGTACCGCCTCGGCCGCGCCGTCCTACCGCGCACCAGCCGCGCCGGTGGCGCAACTGAAGACCGTGGGCGGTCGCGGGCAATCCGCCGCCTCGGCGGCGCCTGCAGCGGATCCGGATGGCTGGGAAGAATTCTAGTTCTCCGCTCCCGATTCACTAGAAGTACGGATGCCGCGCCCCCGCCGGGCGCGGCTTTTCGTTTCGCGGACATGGCCACTGTCCTTCGCGGCCAAAAAACGCTAATAGCGCCGCCATGAACGACACCACCTATTCAGGCGGGCTGGAAACGCTCGCCTCCGAGCGGCCCGGCGAGGTCAAGAAGGTCTTCGTCAAGACCTATGGCTGCCAGATGAACGTCTACGATTCCCAGCGCATGTCCGATGCGCTGGCGGCGGACGGCTACGTCGCCACGGATACGCCGGACGATGCGGATCTCGTGCTTCTCAACACCTGCCACATCCGCGAGAAGGCCGCCGAGAAGGTGTACTCGGAACTGGGGCGCATTCGGCGCATCAAGGCGGATCGTGCGAAGGCTGGGCAAGAAATGGTCATCGGCGTCGCCGGCTGCGTCGCGCAGGCCGAAGGCGAGGAGATTATGCGCCGCGCGCCTGCGGTCGATATCGTGATCGGCCCGCAGACCTATCACCGGCTGCCCGAAGCCGTTCGCCGCGCACGCGCGGGTGATCGCGTCCTCGAGACCGACTACGCGCTCGAAGACAAGTTCGAACACTTGCCGCACCCCCGCGAGGTCTCGGTGCGCGGTCGCGGCGTCACGGCGTTCCTTACCGTGCAGGAGGGCTGCGACAAGTTCTGCACCTTCTGCGTGGTGCCCTATACGCGCGGCTCGGAAGTCTCGCGCCCGGTGGCGCAGATCGTGGCGGAGGCTGAACGGCTGGCGCATGCCGGCGTCCGCGAGATCACCCTGCTCGGCCAGAACGTCAACGCATGGCACGGCGAAGGCCCGGACGGCCGGCAGTGGGGCCTGGGCGAACTGCTCTTCCGGCTCGCAGAGATCCCCGGCATCGCCAGGCTGCGCTACACGACCAGCCATCCGCGCGACATGGATGACGGCCTGATCGCGGCCCATCGCGACCTCGATATCCTGATGCCCTACCTGCACCTGCCGATCCAGGCCGGTTCGGACCGAATCCTGAAGGCGATGAACCGCCGGCACACGGCCGACGACTACATGCGCCTGGTCGACCGCATCCGCGCCGCCCGACCGGACATTGCGCTGTCCGGCGATTTCATCGTCGGATTCCCGGGGGAAACCGACGAGGACTTCGAGGACACCCTGCGCATCGTGCGGGCTGTCACATTCGTGCAGGCTTTTTCCTTCAAATATTCGCCGCGGCCCGGAACACCGGGAGCCGGGATGGAGTTTCACGTCGACGAAGACGTCAAGAACGAAAGGCTCCAGCGATTGCAGGCTCTCCTGACTACCCAGCAACGCGAATTCGCCGCCGAACTGGTGGGAAAGCACACCAATGTGCTCCTGGAGAAGGCCGGACGAGCCGAGGGCCAGTGGGTCGGGAGATCGCCTTGGCTGATGCCGGTGATTCTTGATGAAAAGGCGGGAGAAATCGGCGACATTGTCGACGTGCGAATCATGCGGACGGGTGCAAACAGTCTCTTTGCCCAAGCGATCTGACGCCGGCGAGAGTCAAACCGGGAGAAAAGGTTGAACGCGGCTACAGAACTGAAACTCAGCCCGTCCGGGGCCTCCGACATGGCCCACATCGTTCTGACCTTCGACAACAACAAGCACGCGAGTGCGCTCTACGGCCAGTTCGACGAGAACTTGGCCAGGCTGGAGCAGCAGCTTGGCGTCGACATCCGCTCGAAGGGTAACCAGCTTTCCATCAAGGGAAATCCGATCGCCGCCGAACAGACCCGGCGCGCGCTCGACTATCTCTACGAGCTCGCCCAGAAAGGCGTCGAGCTTACCGGATCCGAGGTCGACGGCGCCGTGCGCATGGCGGTCGCGGCCGACGATCAGCTCACCCTCCCGACACTCGAGAAGAAGGGCCGCATGGCGGCCGCCCAGATTGCCACGCGCAAGCGGACCATCTATGCTCGCACGCCCAATCAGGACGCCTATATGCGCGCGCTGGACCGCGCGGAGCTGGTGTTCGGCATCGGCCCGGCCGGAACGGGCAAGACCTATCTTGCCGTGGCGCATGCCGCCATGTTGCTCGAACGCGGCCTTGTCGAGCGGATCATCCTGTCGCGGCCGGCGGTGGAGGCCGGCGAGCGGCTCGGATTCCTGCCCGGCGACATGAAGGAAAAGGTCGATCCCTATTTGCGGCCGCTCTACGACGCGCTCTACGACATGATCCCCGCCGACAAGGTGGAAAGGGCGCTGACCGCCGGTGTCATCGAGATCGCGCCGCTCGCCTTCATGCGCGGCCGTACGCTCGCCCATTCCGCCGTTATCCTGGACGAGGCGCAGAACACCACGGCCATGCAGATGAAGATGTTCCTCACCCGGCTGGGCGAGAACGCGCGCATGATCGTGACCGGCGACCCGACCCAGATCGATCTGCCGCCGAACACGAAGTCCGGCCTCGTGGAAGCGCTGCGCGTTCTGGAAGGCGTGCCGGGCATCGTCACGGTGCGCTTCGAGGACAAGGACGTCGTCCGCCACCCGCTCGTCGCGGAAATCGTGCGTGCCTACGACCGCTATGGCAGCGGGGGCCGCAACGAAGGGAGGGTGTGACCCCCGCCTGCCCGCGCGAAACGATGAGCCGCATGCCCCCGCCCTTCGAAGTGGAAATCACCGTCTCCGTCGAGGTGGTCGGATGGGGCGGGCCGGATCGGCTGGAAACGCTGGTGGACCGCACGGTCGCCGCCGCGATCGCCGAGCTCGACCTGCGCTCGCCTTCGCCGACGGAACTCGGGGTCACTTTCACCGACGATGCGGCCATCCGCGCGCTCAACGCCGAGTGGCGCGGGAAGGACAAGGCTACAAACGTCCTGTCGTTTCCGGCCTTCGCGGAGGTTCGCGAAGGCGTGGTGCCGCCGATGCTGGGCGATATCGTGATCGCGTTCGAAACGGTGGAGCGGGAGGCTGCCCTGGAAGGCAAGCCCTTCGATCACCATCTCACACACCTGGTGACACACGGCTTCCTGCATCTCCTCGGCTACGATCACGAGAGCGACGGGGAAGCGGAAGAAATGGAACGGGTCGAACGCAGCGTGTTGTCGGCACTTGCCATTCCCGATCCCTATGCGGTAACTGACGAAGGGTAACCAACCGGAAGACGATGAACGAGACCCCCCAGGCCGCAGCGGCGGATTCCGCCAGCGGCGAGGCCGACAAGTCCGCTCCCGCGGACGAAGGCCAAAGTACAGACACGCTGCCCCGCAGCGGCGGACCGTCGCTTTTCAGCAGAATTCTCGGATTGCTCAGGTTCCGGAACGGATCGACCCTGAGGGAAGATCTGGCGGATGCACTCGCCGGTGGCGAAACGGGCGTAGCGACGTTCTCGCCTGGCGAGCGTGCGATGCTGCACAACATCCTGCGGCTGCGCGAAGTCCGCGTGGAGGACGTGATGATCCCGCGCGCCGACATCGAGGCCGTCGAGCTCACCATGACGTTGGGCGACCTTCTGACGCTGTTCGAGGAATCCGGCCACTCCCGCATGCCCGTCTACGGGGAGTCGCTCGACGACCCGCGGGGCATGGTGCACATCCGCGACGTGGTGGCCCACATCACCCGGACCGCCCGGGCACGAAAAGGCCGCGCGACCAAGAAGGTCGCCGAAAAGCCGGTCGGTCTCGATCTCGCCAATGTCGACCTAGGCCGCACCATCGGCGACCTCAACCTCATGCGGTCGGTCCTCTTCGTTCCGCCCTCCATGCTGGCGTCGGACCTGATGAACCGGATGCAGGCGGGCCGGATCCAGATGGCACTCGTCATCGACGAGTATGGCGGCACCGACGGACTGGTGTCGCTGGAGGACATCGTGGAGATGGTCGTCGGCGACATCGAGGACGAGCACGACGAGGAGGAGCCGCTGATCACCAAGACCGGCGACGGTATCTTCATCGTCGATGCCAAGGCCGAAATCGAGGACGTCGCCAAGGTCATCGGCAGCGAATTCACCGCCGGGGAGCACGGCGAGTATGTCGACACGATCGGCGGCATCATCTTCAATGCGCTCGGTCGCGTGCCGGCTCGCGGCGAGGTGGTGCAGGCGATTCCCGGCTTCGAGTTCCACGTGCTTGACGCCGATCCGCGGCGCATCAAGCGCGTGCGCATCGTCCAGGGCCGCGCGCCGGTCAGGCGCGGGCGAGCGACAAAGGACAAGGCGGCCTGACCGGAACAGGGCAGGACCGCAATCGACGCGAGAGAATCGGAGGCGAGGACATGAGCAGGCATCTGCGCGTGCTGTTCACCGGCGGCAGCGGCAAGGCGGGACGCCATGTCGTTCCATACCTGATGGAGCGCGGACACAGGGTCGTCAACGTCGACCTGACGCCGCTCGACCATCCCGGCGTCGACAATCTCACTGCCGACATCACCGATTCCGGACAGATGTTCAACGTCATGTCGTCCTATGCGAACTTCGACGAACTGGAACCGGGCAACGGCGTCCCGCGGTTCGATGCGGTGGTCCATTTCGCAGCCGTCCCGCGCATCCTGATCAGGCCCGACAACGAGACCTTCCGGGTCAACACGATCGGCACCTATAACGTCATCGAAGCGGCGGTGAAGCTCGGCATCCGCAAGATCGTCATCGCCTCGTCCGAGACGACCTACGGCATCTGTTTCGCGGACGGCCGCGAGGATCCCAAGCAGCTGCCTCTCGATGAGAAGTACGACGTCGATCCCATGGACAGCTACGGCCTATCCAAGGTGGTGAACGAGAAGACCGCGCGGGCATTCCAGCGCCGCTCGGCGTATGACATCTACGCCTTGCGAATCGGCAACGTCGTTGAGCCGCACGAGTACCGGGAGCTGTTTCCGCGCTACTTCGCCAATCCCGACATGCGCCGCCGCAACGCCTTCTGCTACATCGACGCGCGCGACCTCGGCCAGATCGTCGACCTCTGCCTCCAAAAGGACGGGCTCGGTTTCCAGGTATTCAATGCCGGCAACGACACCAACGGCATGAACATCCCGACGGCCGAACTGCTGCGCCGCTTCTTCCCCGGCGTCCCTCTCACGCGGGATCTCGCAGAGAACGAAGCGCTCTTTTCCAATCGCAAGATTCGCGAGATGCTGGGCTTTTCCGAAAACCACGACTGGCGCAGCTACGTCGAAGGCTGAGGCGAGGATCGAAAGGCAACGCGGGTTAGCCGCGATACCGTCCTGCCGCAAGCTCCATTTGGCAAGGTCGGACGGCCGCTGCTACACCAATCCCCGCGTGATTCGCGACTGAAGGGCCGAATGGAAAACCTCGCCGCCAGGATCATTCTGTTGTGGGGTTGGCGGCGAGCGATGCTGGCACTGCTTGCCGGCGCCTTCGGTGTGCTCGCGCAGGCCCCCATCGATTTTTTCCCTGCCGGTTTCGTCTCCTTCACCATTCTGGTCTGGCTGCTCGACGGCGCCACCGCCGACGACCGCGACACCTTCTGGCGCCGGCAGCGCGTGAACTTCGCGATCGGATGGTGGTTCGGCTTCGGATACTTCGTGGCCGGGCTCTGGTGGGTGGGACAGGCGCTTCTCGTCGATGCGGAGGAATTCGCCTGGGCTCTCCCGCTCGCGGTCATCGGTCTTCCCGCCGGCCTGGCGATATTTTACGGCCTGGCGAGCACCGTCGCGCGACTGTGCTGGTCGAACGGTATCGGACGGATCGCGGCGCTAGCCTTCGGCTTCGGCATCGCAGAATGGTTGCGCGCGACCGTGCTGACCGGCTTCCCGTGGAACGCGGTCGGATACGCGGCGATGCCGGTTCCCCTGCTCATGCAGTCCGTTCAGGTGACGGGAATGTACGGCATGAACGCGCTGGCGGTCTTCATCTTCGCGCTCCCCGCGCTCCTGGCATCCGACCGGCACCGCCGGACCGGCCTGTTTGCCGGTCTGGTCCTGGCGGCCGCGCATGTCGGCTTCGGCTACTACTCGCTTTCCAGGACCATCCCCGTCGACAAATCCCTGTCCGTGAGGATCGTACAGCCTTCGATTCCGCAGGGCGGCAAGTGGGATCCCGAGTACCGCGACAACATCCTGGCGACCTTGCTGGAGCTTTCCGCGAAGCCGCCGGAGGAAGGAGGACGCCGTCCCGAACTGATCGTGTGGCCGGAGACGGCGCTCCCCTTTCTTTTCACCGATCGCCCCGACGCGCTCGCGGCGGTCGGCGACATGCTCCAGGACGGCCAGAAGCTCTTTCTCGGTGCGGTGCGCTCGGAGGGCGCCGGCGCAGCGGTCCGATACTACAATTCCGTCATCGCTATCGACGACGCGGGCGAGATCGTCGATGCGGTGGACAAGGTCCATCTCGTTCCCTTCGGCGAGTACCTTCCGTTGCAGGTTGTATTCGACAGGCTCGGAATGCGTGCAATCGCCGACAATGTCGGCGGGTTTTCGGCCGGTGCCGAGCGTGGGTCGATCGCGGTAACCGACGCCATCAGCGCAGTCCCCTTCATCTGCTACGAGGTCATCTTTCCCGGAGAAGTGGTAGCCGACGATGCCGACCTGATCGTCAACCTGACGAACGACGCGTGGTTCGGCGATACCCCCGGCCCATACCAGCATTTCCGGCAGGCCCAGCTTCGCGCGGTAGAGACGGCAAGACCGATGGTTCGCGCGGCAAACAACGGAATATCGGCGGTGATCGACAGTCGAGGACGCGTGGTCGACGCCTTCGCGCAGGACGCCGTGGGGGCGCTGGACGTGAACATTCAATTTTCAGCAGATTCTAATCGAATATTAGTGATGTCATATCTTAATGGCATTTTGATAATATTGTTCTTTGCAATCGTCGCGTGTGGTACGAACGCGTTCGCGAGGATACGCTCGGGCTGAGATAGCAGATACCCGAATCCTGCCTGGAGTCGTGGAAGGAAGCTTCTCCCTGTTGCCGTGATTATTGGGGCCACGGCGGCGGGCGAACTGCATTGGAGCAGATAACCACAACTCGTGCACAACGGCGAGGAACTATGTCAGAGAATAAGAAGAAGCCGAATCCGGTCGACATCCACGTCGGCAGCCGGATCCGGCTGCGACGCAACATGCTTGGAATGAGCCAAGAGAAGCTCGGTGAAAACCTTGGTATCACGTTTCAGCAAATACAGAAATACGAAAAAGGCACAAATCGTGTCGGAGCCAGCAGGCTTCAGGCAATAGCCACTATTCTGGGAGTGCCGGTATCGTTCTTCTTCGAGGACGCACCGGACGTTCCCGACCACGCGAGCGCCGGCTTCCGCGAGGACAATTCGACTAGCTACGTCGTCGATTTTCTCAACAGCGCGGAAGGGCTCCAACTCAATCGGGCGTTCGTGAAGATTTCCGATCCAAAAGTCCGCCGCAAGCTTGTCGATCTGGTGAAGGCGCTGGGCGACGAGGAGGCCTGATCCGCGTTTGTGCGGGTGAGGTTTCGTCGTCTGCTGCGCGGTTCTTCGGGCGGTTCCGGTATGCGGGGCCTGGGCGAGGCGGGCGTGTGCATGCTTGACGCATGGTGACGGGCTCGGCTAACAGACGCGCGCGCGAAACGGCATCCCGCCGTTTCGCGCCTTTCTTGAGGGGACACCCGTGGCGCGCTCGAACTACCTCTTCACCAGCGAATCCGTATCCGAAGGCCATCCCGACAAGGTCTGCGACCGCATCTCCGACGAGATCGTCGATCTGGTCTACCGGGAGGCGAAGAAGGCGGGCATGGACCCCTGGGACGTGCGCGTCGCCTGCGAGACGCTGGCCACCACCAACCGCGTGGTGATCG
This region includes:
- a CDS encoding lysophospholipid acyltransferase family protein, whose product is MIGWARTGLVLLCVVVASLVGIPLQILALRTGIPHPGTIPRLFHAMVRRLLGISVRVSGRPSGDRPLLLVANHVSWTDIVILSSLAPMSFVAKSDMATWPVFGLFAKLQRSVFVERERARTSHKQANELGERLAEGTVMVLFAEGTTSDGNIVLPFKSTLFGAAQAALASETGRRLDIRTVHIQPVTIAYTRLQGMPMGRFHRMHAAWIGDSDLVPHLGALIREGGMDVEVHFDEPIPFTARSKRKDVALEIEAIVRARMAGVLRNPR
- a CDS encoding methyl-accepting chemotaxis protein; protein product: MKNLRISGKLGLGFLAVVAIIVAMSAAALSHLGKINDAAAAAERSKLMAGSAMNARMALARVENSWRGYLLSQDPYYLERADHHETTLRGKIAELKELEVDSPEMIASLDTVLAGIDTYRAEIIEEGKELAADPLKRLDAIRMVGNDGKADELIAPIEDGIDHVIAEEVEKNAMAAQALAASVSDARFALWVGLVVSVLMAGGVGFLLARMIATPIRGLTGTMGRLAEGDLEVEVPATSRGDEIGRMAQAVQVFKDAAIEKIRVEAQSVEIREGAEAERNRTEAEKAREAQEDHVAVTALAAGLASLASGDLTHRIEVQFSAKTQKLKDDFNSAIAQLQDTMTSVTGAVSALRTGSGEISQAADDLSRRTEQQAASLEETAAALDEITSTVRQTAEGARQVSKVSNEAKAGAEKSGNVVRQAVKAMSQIEKSSEQIGQIIGVIDEIAFQTNLLALNAGVEAARAGEAGKGFAVVAQEVRALAQRSAEAAKEIKELISTSTDQVNEGVGLVGQTGEVLELIANQVTEMSSLVEKISHSTQEQSTGLAQVNTAVNQMDQVTQQNAAMVEESTAASHSLAREAEQLAELVARFRVGEGRATSRTASAAPSYRAPAAPVAQLKTVGGRGQSAASAAPAADPDGWEEF
- the miaB gene encoding tRNA (N6-isopentenyl adenosine(37)-C2)-methylthiotransferase MiaB encodes the protein MNDTTYSGGLETLASERPGEVKKVFVKTYGCQMNVYDSQRMSDALAADGYVATDTPDDADLVLLNTCHIREKAAEKVYSELGRIRRIKADRAKAGQEMVIGVAGCVAQAEGEEIMRRAPAVDIVIGPQTYHRLPEAVRRARAGDRVLETDYALEDKFEHLPHPREVSVRGRGVTAFLTVQEGCDKFCTFCVVPYTRGSEVSRPVAQIVAEAERLAHAGVREITLLGQNVNAWHGEGPDGRQWGLGELLFRLAEIPGIARLRYTTSHPRDMDDGLIAAHRDLDILMPYLHLPIQAGSDRILKAMNRRHTADDYMRLVDRIRAARPDIALSGDFIVGFPGETDEDFEDTLRIVRAVTFVQAFSFKYSPRPGTPGAGMEFHVDEDVKNERLQRLQALLTTQQREFAAELVGKHTNVLLEKAGRAEGQWVGRSPWLMPVILDEKAGEIGDIVDVRIMRTGANSLFAQAI
- a CDS encoding PhoH family protein: MAHIVLTFDNNKHASALYGQFDENLARLEQQLGVDIRSKGNQLSIKGNPIAAEQTRRALDYLYELAQKGVELTGSEVDGAVRMAVAADDQLTLPTLEKKGRMAAAQIATRKRTIYARTPNQDAYMRALDRAELVFGIGPAGTGKTYLAVAHAAMLLERGLVERIILSRPAVEAGERLGFLPGDMKEKVDPYLRPLYDALYDMIPADKVERALTAGVIEIAPLAFMRGRTLAHSAVILDEAQNTTAMQMKMFLTRLGENARMIVTGDPTQIDLPPNTKSGLVEALRVLEGVPGIVTVRFEDKDVVRHPLVAEIVRAYDRYGSGGRNEGRV
- the ybeY gene encoding rRNA maturation RNase YbeY yields the protein MPPPFEVEITVSVEVVGWGGPDRLETLVDRTVAAAIAELDLRSPSPTELGVTFTDDAAIRALNAEWRGKDKATNVLSFPAFAEVREGVVPPMLGDIVIAFETVEREAALEGKPFDHHLTHLVTHGFLHLLGYDHESDGEAEEMERVERSVLSALAIPDPYAVTDEG
- a CDS encoding hemolysin family protein, which gives rise to MNETPQAAAADSASGEADKSAPADEGQSTDTLPRSGGPSLFSRILGLLRFRNGSTLREDLADALAGGETGVATFSPGERAMLHNILRLREVRVEDVMIPRADIEAVELTMTLGDLLTLFEESGHSRMPVYGESLDDPRGMVHIRDVVAHITRTARARKGRATKKVAEKPVGLDLANVDLGRTIGDLNLMRSVLFVPPSMLASDLMNRMQAGRIQMALVIDEYGGTDGLVSLEDIVEMVVGDIEDEHDEEEPLITKTGDGIFIVDAKAEIEDVAKVIGSEFTAGEHGEYVDTIGGIIFNALGRVPARGEVVQAIPGFEFHVLDADPRRIKRVRIVQGRAPVRRGRATKDKAA
- a CDS encoding NAD-dependent epimerase/dehydratase family protein, translating into MSRHLRVLFTGGSGKAGRHVVPYLMERGHRVVNVDLTPLDHPGVDNLTADITDSGQMFNVMSSYANFDELEPGNGVPRFDAVVHFAAVPRILIRPDNETFRVNTIGTYNVIEAAVKLGIRKIVIASSETTYGICFADGREDPKQLPLDEKYDVDPMDSYGLSKVVNEKTARAFQRRSAYDIYALRIGNVVEPHEYRELFPRYFANPDMRRRNAFCYIDARDLGQIVDLCLQKDGLGFQVFNAGNDTNGMNIPTAELLRRFFPGVPLTRDLAENEALFSNRKIREMLGFSENHDWRSYVEG
- the lnt gene encoding apolipoprotein N-acyltransferase, which encodes MENLAARIILLWGWRRAMLALLAGAFGVLAQAPIDFFPAGFVSFTILVWLLDGATADDRDTFWRRQRVNFAIGWWFGFGYFVAGLWWVGQALLVDAEEFAWALPLAVIGLPAGLAIFYGLASTVARLCWSNGIGRIAALAFGFGIAEWLRATVLTGFPWNAVGYAAMPVPLLMQSVQVTGMYGMNALAVFIFALPALLASDRHRRTGLFAGLVLAAAHVGFGYYSLSRTIPVDKSLSVRIVQPSIPQGGKWDPEYRDNILATLLELSAKPPEEGGRRPELIVWPETALPFLFTDRPDALAAVGDMLQDGQKLFLGAVRSEGAGAAVRYYNSVIAIDDAGEIVDAVDKVHLVPFGEYLPLQVVFDRLGMRAIADNVGGFSAGAERGSIAVTDAISAVPFICYEVIFPGEVVADDADLIVNLTNDAWFGDTPGPYQHFRQAQLRAVETARPMVRAANNGISAVIDSRGRVVDAFAQDAVGALDVNIQFSADSNRILVMSYLNGILIILFFAIVACGTNAFARIRSG
- a CDS encoding helix-turn-helix domain-containing protein is translated as MSENKKKPNPVDIHVGSRIRLRRNMLGMSQEKLGENLGITFQQIQKYEKGTNRVGASRLQAIATILGVPVSFFFEDAPDVPDHASAGFREDNSTSYVVDFLNSAEGLQLNRAFVKISDPKVRRKLVDLVKALGDEEA